DNA from Papio anubis isolate 15944 chromosome 1, Panubis1.0, whole genome shotgun sequence:
ggaaaccaacgCTCAGAGAAGTTGCCCCCGCCCCGAGGTCTGAAACTAGTATGTGAAAAAGGTCGCCCTTGACCCAGGGGGCTCTGGCTCCTGACCCCTGTGTCATCCCCTGGCCTGACCTGTGTCAGCCCCGGGCTTGGGAAAAGGCAGGGTGGAACTCAGTCATGATGTGTGGCCACTGTCAGGCCTGTAGGCACTCAGAGGGGAGCCCAGGGTAGTGTCATAGAGGAAGCAGGACTTGAGAGAAGCCTTGAGGGATGGGTAGAGTCTAAGAGAAGACTGGAGGGTactgaaggaaaaggaaggaaggggtctcAGAGAAAGTGGGGTTGGGAAGGAAGGCTTCATATGTCTACAGGGTAGTGTGGAGAGAATCGGGGTGGGATGGGGACAGTGGAGACTGGAAGAATGATGGCTTCTGCAATCATGGAAAGGAGTGGGGCTCAGGAATCCCTGGGTTCTCATAGGAGCCCCCGTTTGCTGAATGTAGCCCTGAAACCCCCCGATTAGCCTGAATGGCCTAGGCCTCAGAGACTTCAGGAAGTGTGGCTTTAAATTTTCTCATGCATACCTGCCATCTATTTATTCCACAttcaaatatgtcattttatgcctgggcgcagtggctcacgcctgtgatcccagcactttgggaggccgaggcaggcggatcacttgaggtcaggaattcgagaccagactaatcaacatggtgaaaccctgtttctactaaaaatacaaaaaaaattagctgggcttggtggcaagcgcctgtaatcccagctactcaggaggctgagacacaagaatcgcttaaacacagggggcagaggttgcagtgagagaagatcgcaccattgcctccagcctgggtggcagagcgagattctgtctcaaaaaaaaaaaaatatatatatatatatatgtgtatgtgtgtgtgtgtgtatatatatatgtatgtcattTTCAAACAGTCACTTATTCAAATTGTCAAATATATAATAAGCACCTCCTGCATGCCAAATACGGGCCAGGTGTGAGGATGTGGCACTGAATGAGGAGAAAGTTCCTACAGAATTTACAGTTTAGTAGGAAGATCCATAAATAAATTCTGACAACAGTTAGCTTTTATGGAGGGCTTAGAAAGTGGAGTGGGACAGCAGCAGATCTGATAGTTGAAACTGAAAGTCAGCCTTGACAAAGACACTGTGCAGTAACACAGAAGAGGCAAACAAATTACAGCTATCAGGGACCTCAGAGTGCAGTGAAACCTTGGGAAATTGAGGCCCACGGTAAGGAAGTGGCTCAGCCAGAATCCATATTTCAAATCTCCCTTCCCATCTGCCACACACTGGGATCCCTTCTCATGCCAGCCTCAGCACCTCCAAGTCCTGTGAGGGGTCACGCATGTGTCCACAGTCAGGCCTTGGCAGGGTATCTTTGATGAGAGCAGGATTGCCAAAGGCAGGGGTGGCTGTATGCCTGGGGGAGCCAGGGCACCAGTGAGTATAACGGTGAGCATGGCTTCCAACAGCCGCCCATGCCGAGGGCCCAGGACACCCGGGTCAGGTGGATCTCAGGAAGGTAAGAAAACTTTCGGCCAGAAGAGTAGTAATAATCATGacagtaacaataaaaataagcacTTCCTGACCTTTTCTTTGTACATGGCCTTACGATGTAGACACTGTTATTGTTAGCCACATTTTATGGttggaaactgagattcagagaagttaaggaatTTGCCCAAGTATATATGGTgccagtaagtggtagagccaagatGTGAACCCACTGAGTGTGACCCTAGGGCCTTCATTCTTAATCATGTCACTCGACTGCCTCTTGGAACACAGGAGTGCAGAACCAAGCCTGCCCCTGGTGCACGGAAGCCACAGCTTGAACCTTTTGGTGGACCTCAGCCTCCGGCCCTCTATCCTCCCTTCCTGGGCCATCACTgactcctcccttctcccctctgctCCTAGGGGCTTTTTCCCTGTTGCCTTCGGCTTCCTGGGCAATGTTTGCAACATCCCCTTCCTGGGTGCGGTAAGCAGATGATGCCGGCATGCCCTGGGGAGTGAGGGGGAGCACACGGAGGGGAGCTGGTAAAACTGCTGTCCCAGGGGCAATGGCCCCTCCCCTGTCTCCCCTCAGACTCCCTAGCCCAGGTTTGGTGCTTTAGGCTCCTCTTCCCCCTACACCTTCTCCATTTGACAAGAGCCCAAGAGGGGAGGGGATCCAGATGCAGTTGTAGCTGAGTGTGGCTGTAGACGAAGGTAGCTATGAATAGCTTCCTGTTTACAGCCAAAGAAATGAAGATGCAGAGACTCTAGGTGACTCAGTGGGGACATGCCTGAGATTTCTGGGGATCTGGCTAAGTGCGGGCCCCAGGCATGGAGAGAATGTATGACAGCCGATGACAGCAGGAAAAGCTATCCTGTAGGTGACAGAGTTTGTCCTCTCTTGGGGATAGACACAGCCAGTGGTAACCAGCCCCTGCCCCTCCTCATCCCTTTCTCTGAAGCACCTGGCAGAATGTGAGCTCTCTGAGGAGCCCAGGGAGACCCTACAGCCAGCACCCCACTACAACCGCCAGCTGGACACAGCCCCTGCAGCCCCTCTCATATCTGTGCCTGGCACAGCTCCTGGCTCTCAAGGCCAGCTCTGTAATAACTAGATATTGCATCTGCTCTCTACCCTTTGTCTGGAGTAATGATTCTTGGCTCCCACAGCTGTTCCGGAGACTTCAAGGCACTAGCTCGATGGTCTGAACAACAGAGATGAGCTCCTTGAACTTGGATCATTGGTTGAGGGGGCTGGAGAGAGAATGGGAACCACCCCCTCAGTCCCCCGCACTGACTCACTCCCGGTCATATCTGGACCTCCCCAAGTCCAGAAGGAAGGATGGAGCTGAGCAACTGACGTCAAATCCCCAAGTCGACTCAAGAGGCTGCCAGGAAGCAGAGACGCAGAGCCCCAAGGAGATTGGGCTGGGGCTGGCATCACACCCTCACTATATATTTACAGGAGGAAAAGTGAAGATTAAATTCCCAAGCTGTGCGTGTGTCTAGGGCTCAAAGTTGGCGtctttggccgggcacggtggctcacacctataatcccagacctttgggaggctgaggtgggcagatcacctgaggtcaggacttcgagaccagcctggccaacatggtgaaaccgcatctctactaaaaatacaaaaattagccgggcgtggtggcaggtgcctgtagttccagctactcaaaaggctgaggcaggaggattgcttgaactggggaggtggaggttgaagtgagctgagatcgcaccactgcgttccagcctgggcaacagagccagactccatctcaaaaaaaagttagcgTCTTCAGCCCATTAAGTCCACCTCCTGCTTCAGGGCAGGCCAACGTACTTCATCCCCATAGCGAAGTTTTGGTCTATGAGGGTCAGTGCTGTCCTCATAGGCTATCATTTCTGTCCTGGTGTTTAACAGCCCTAATGGGTGTGATAATAATATGTTTGCAAGCCCTGTTAACAGTAAGCACCAGACAAGTGAGGAGTGCTAACCTGCAGACTGCCAGCATGCTTCTCCAGCATTCGGGGACCACCAGGTCCAGCTTGTGCTGGGAGAGCGTTCTGTCTGAGGGTAGAGACATAGCCCCTGCCTTCAGAGACTCCCAGCCTGAGAGCAGAAACAGTCCCTGCCCTGGAAAGCCCCTTGTCCAAGGGTATAGAGAGTTCCTGCAGGCTCAAGAAAGAGACAAAAGTCACTTGCGATGCATACAGTTAGCAAATATCTATTGAGGGCCCTCTCTGTATGTGCCCAGCAATGGAGTGGGTGCCGAGGGTACAGGGGGAAGGGAGCCTGTCCCTGTCCTCAAAGTGCTGTACCTGAGCAGTCACAAAATGGTATGGTGGTGAGTGCCATGAGACAAGGAAGTGGGGCCCCCAAGCAGGCTGGCTGGATGTACTGCCACCTGGAAGTCGCCTCTCTGCAGCCCTGGCACTTCCCAGGTGCATCCACCTTCTAGAGCTCCCATTTCATCCTCCTTGCTCATAGCTGGCTGCTTACCTAAGGTCTCTGACCATGCCATAGCGTATTCACCTCAAAACCCTGTGCCGAGGAAGTGCTTAGTAACcaaggaaagaagggaagcaggaaggaagaaaaaaggagagaatctCTGCCACCTCCACCCTGCGCCAGTCACAGGGCCCAGTCTAGGAGCCACCTGGAGACCCACGCTGACCCGGCTTTGAGGAGTCCCTGGGTCAGCCCgtgcccttctcctcccctcttcctgtCCTTTTCTACGTCTAATTCAGACTAGGTGTGTCGGTGGCTCTTGTCAGAGAGGAAACAAGACATTTCACACTGACacctctccctgccctcctcaAATAGCCCATTTCCATGTTGTTTGGGGGCAGGATGGGTCCTCTGGGTGGGAAGAGGGTGTGGAGGATGGAAAGAGCCTGTGAGAAGGAGAAAGTCCCGCCTCGGAGGGctcgggggtggggtgggaggagaggctgCCTCCAGTCACAGAGCCCAGAGGCAGAGGCCTGCCAAGGTGCTGTGCTCTCCAGGAGGgtctgaggaggagggaggggcggCAGAGTGGGCCTGTACTTAGAGACGTCACCCTGGGCTTTATAAAAGGAATGTGATCAGGGAGCTGGGGAGAGTGAGCCTGGGAGCCCAGCTACCCACCCTCTGGATGTTCACCCAGCCAGGTGGTCTCATCACCTCAGAGGCTCTGCCAGACTCCCGCCCAGGCCAGGACTGAGGTAAGGTAGGCACACTGCGGCGTCCACCCTCGGGAAGGGGGTCTGCCCTGACCTGGGGATGCTCCAGAGGGGAGCAGGGAATCCGTTCTAAGACGGACAGATGCTTCCGGGCAGGCAAAGGCAGGGGAGGGAGACACTGATCTTTCCTGTTTACCGGCCTGGCCAGATTATCCTGGGATGCCTGGGTGAATACAATGAGTTGCACTTTATTTGTGAAGCTAGCACTCTGGGGATCCCGAGGGCTCTCTCTTGCTGTGGCTGGAATTAGAGACCACAGACACTCGGATGGACCTGGGGAAACCCTCAGGTCTCCCGAGAGCAATGGGGCTCCTCTGAGCAGCTCCCCTAAATTACGGATGGCAAACACAAGCCTCACCAAGGGCACCTACCTACCTACCCACTAAGAACTAGGGGCCACCTCATTCCAAAAGCTTTCCAACCATGCCTGGAATTTCTCTGTTACTCACTGGATACAAGCCCCCCAGGGTGGAGGGAACCACGAAAATTGTCTACAGCAGGTTGGCCACTCATGGCCCCTTTCCAGATAATTCATTTCTACCACATATATCAAGTGCCCTGATGGGCTGGGCAGTGAACGAAGAGTTGAGTgaatctgtgtgtatatgtgtgtgtgtgtgtgtgtgtatgatgtgtgtatatgggtgtatgcatgtatatgtgtgtgatatgtgtgcacgcatgtgtggtgtgtgtggtgtatgtgtgtgtatgatgtgtgtgtatgggtaTATGTGTGGATGTgcgtggtgtatgtgtgtgtgtatgatgtgtgtgtatgggtgtatgtgtgtatatgtgtgtggtgtgtgtgtgtagtgtgtgtatgtgtgtatatgggtgtatgtgtgtatattgtgtggtgtgcatgcacgtgtgtagtgtgtataatgtgtgtgtatggatgtatgtgtgtatgtgtgtatgtgtatgtgtgtgtataggtgtatgtgtatatgtgtgtggtgtgtgtgagtgtgtggtgtgtgtggtgtgtgtgtgtttgggtataggtgtgtatatgtgtgtggtgtgtgtggtgtatgtgtgtctatgatGTGTGTATATGGGTGTATGCATGTAaatgtgtgtgatatgtgtgcacgtgtgtggtgtgtgtggtgtgtgtgtatgatgtgagTATGGGTGTatgcgtgtatatgtgtgtggtgtgtgtggggtgtgtgtgtatgatttgtGTGTATGggtatatgcatgtatgtgtgtgtggtgtgtgtgcatgtgtggtgtgtgtggtgtatgtgtgtggtgtgtggtgtgtgtgctgtatgtgtgtggtgtgtgtgtgtgtgtgtatgtgtatgtgtgccagGGTCAGGCAGAGTTCTCCCATGGCGCACATGGTAAGTGCATCCACAATGGGAAGGAGGCACTCGGAGGGGAAAGGGGAGCAGGAAGAAAGAGCACCACCCTCCAACCACTCAAGCCCACTGCCCTCCTTCCTCGCCCACCACCCTGCTTCTGCACAGAGAACCAGAATGCTCCATCTGAAATGTACATCTACACACATTCCTGTCTGGCTCAGATCCCTCCAGGATGAAGCCCCCGCAGGGCCCCTTCCCCAACCTTGTCACTTGCTTTCTCTCCATGCAAAGCTCCACCCTGTTGTCTAGCTAGAGGGCCTGAAGTTCCCTTTccacccagcccctgcccctgctccAGCACCTTAGCACCGTGCCTGGAACACTTTCTATAAACCTTTCAGCGATTCATGCTCAGAAACAGCTCAGGTGCCACCCCCTGCCAAAAATCTGCCTGGACCCCCTAGGTCAGGTTCCCCTGGACTCCCATATCCCCTTGTGGATTCACATGCATCCAGTGTGTCATTTACAGTGTTATTTTGAAACGGTCTGCTGATGAGTCAATTTCTCATACTAGACTTGAGATCCTGGGGGCAGCAACTCCGTCTTAGCACACCTGTGCACCCCTAGCACCTAGCACAGCACCAGCACCTAGTCAGTGCTCAAGGAGTGATTTTCAAATCAACCCAGACCCTGTGCATCCACGGTctgaaatgcttttacactattctCTCCAATTAATTAATCCTACCTCTACTCCATGCCCCAGCTCTGGGCCTTAAGGCAAATGCAGAAAGCTGTGGTCTGGGTTTCAACTTGTCACAGAATCAAAATCTGCAAGGATAAGTAAACTTCTGAGCAGGCGGCTGGTGGCCAATCTGATCCAGggttcttattttatagatggacCAATGAGGTCTGGAGATGGGGGTGACTTGCTCACATTTCACAGGGAATGAAAGCAGAGCTGGGGCAAGATTCAAGTACTCCTGATTCCATTTCAGGGTTCTTACTCTTTACTCCATGCCTGAGTCCTGCATGGTGAGGAatggggggtggaggtgggggtgcaaGAGCAGAGAGATGCATGGGCCTGAGCCACCATTAGAAGCTGATGGGCACAAATGGTTCTCATCCCCCAGGCCCCCTTCCCCTGGGAGAGTGGCTCCAGGCTGTGAGTGGGGCCAGGACAATCTTTTTGCTCAGCTGGCAGTGCTCCTGCCTCCCCAGCGTTTTGTCTTTAATCATGTTTGTTGGACAGTCTCAAAGTGTCTGGTgactttttcaaaaagaaattagaCTTGGGAGCTGGAAGAGGTGGGGCAGGACGTGTGGGGGGTCAGTGGGGCAGAGCAAGGCAGGGTGATGGGAAATGGTGTGAGGATCAGGGCACATGGCTCCCATCTCAGCAGCCAAAACAATGAGGCCAATTCAATTCATAGCCTCTCAGAGTTCACGAAGAATAGACTTTGGAGATAATTGACCTGATAAATCAaggaaaggtttttcttttccctgaatgATAGGGCAATAAGACAATTTAATGACCATCTTTAAAGCTGTGAAGGGCTATGAGAGAGAGCAAGATGattgcctctttctttctttttctttagaaaagaaaaagaattaagtttCTCTTACAGCAGGAGAGAACGAGGTCAGATTCAGGCATATGGATGGGGAGAGTGGAACACAGAAAGTTGTGGATTTGTGCAGAACCCACCATGGAAGGAAGAAGTGCCTGCTGCCAGGCTCCAGAGAGAATGTTGGAACCTCAAAGTCCCCCACTCAGTGCCCTGAAGTCCTTGCCCTACTTCACCCCTCCCCAGTCACTCCTATACACGGCATCTCACCCCACCTTTCTCCAACATTCCTCTCAAGCAACCCTGAGATTCAGAATCCTGGCCATTCTCTGACCTGAGCAGTCCTGCCCCTTCCACCAAACTgggtctttccttttttccttactTTACTGGCctcatctcctccaggaagccctccctgatgaCCCTCACCTAGCATGAATTCAGCTTTAACTCCACTGTGCAAAGAATCTCAATCCCATTTCACTGATATATTTGTTTAGACTCATCCCTCTACCAGGAGCCTCCCAAGGCAAGAACTTTCCCCTCTCTTGGAGGACTGTCCCTTTTGCACTGGGCTCTACCCTCAGCACCCAGCCCAGATCCCGTGCCTGACCTAGTCTTtgttccctctctctgtctcagcctcaagACATTTCTAGGACCTGCCTCTTCTCACCAAGATGAACTCACTGGTTTCTTGGCAGCTACTGCTTTTCCTCTGTGCCACCCACTTTGGGGAGCCATTAGAAAAGGTGGCCTCTGTGGAGAATTCTAGACCCACAGGTATGTATCCTCTGGGGAAAGAAGTGGGAGGGAGCAAGTGGGTTGTTGCAAAATGAGCTTTCCCGTATTTTCCAGCTAGTCGACTGGTGTGAGTTTAACATTGCATTTGGTGGAAATCTAAGCCTGGCACATGTGCAACTCATTGAGGGCTCCCGTTAACCCTGCAAGTGAGGGATAACTTGCCTCTGTGATGGCCTCAGTCCGCCCACCTAGGTTCCAGGGCTTGTTAACCCCTGAGCTCCTTCATGGTTTCCTCACACTGTGTTCTCTGCTCTACGTCAGCAACCTCTCTGTGCCGACGTTGAGAAGGAACTTCATATGCAACCTTCCTTTATCAGTGACCTCAGATTCTTTgtgaagaatttgaaaaaaaaaaaaaaaaacaaacaaacaaaaaaaactaaacgAAAGGACAGATATTTGATACCTATTAACTTTTGGGGACAATGAACTGTTTCCAGTTCATTGGGGAACTGATGAGCTGGAAAATTTGAGACCCACAGAGGTAGACTTCCCCAGAGTCACTCAAACACCGTGGAAACCCAGCAGGTGTCAGAGCTCCCCAGGAGTGTGTCTGGTGAGTGGCACAAGCTAGAATAATACTAGTCCCCAAGTCAGGAGCTGTGGCTTGGCACACTTCCTGGTGTCAGCTTTCTGGGCAAACGAGAACCCATGACTTAGCTTCTCTAGACCTCAGTTCCTCCAGCTATAAAACTTGGGGCATGCCCTCTATACATTTGATGTCATCGTATATGCCCATAAGACCTCCCAGAGCACAGAAGACACGGCCCTGGGTGTTGTTTGCCAAGTGTGTCTCCTGTCTTGGGATCAGGCATTTTTCTGGTTGAAGGAGGCTTCCCCAGACAATAACCCCACACTGCCCAGGGACATAGAGTTGTTGGCTCTTTTTGGCAAAAGGCTTTAGGTGAGGTCACCAACAGCAGCCTGAACAGTGATTTACTGCTGGTCTAGTGGGTGCAACTGGGGAGGAAGCCATCCTCCTCCTATCTCAGCCAGGCCCTGAGCAAGGGCGGAGGGACCTCACAGGCGACAGCCATTAACTCTGGACCAGGTCCACACTCCTCTTTTCCAGAGTGTGCCAGGGCATGGAGGAGCGGGGCTCAAAGCCAACTCCCGCCCTAGCACATCCATTCACACCCATTCACACACCAGACCTCGTTTCCACTAATCTCTTGCTGCAGTGGGCTGGGGTTATTGTCTACTCAGAGCTAGTTGCCCTATTTTACAGCCAAAAAGTACAGTGAACTTAATGAGCCTTGCATGTGAAGTGCCTTCCAAATTAGCCTTGTTAATCCTCAGAATGAAGGAGAGAAGTTATACCCAGGATGGAGGAAGAGAGCCAGTTAAGGtgacctagataatttttgtctcTCATTGAGTCTTTATGTAGCTTATTGTGGAGGTGGGGGGGAGGGTCACAATTCTTATCAAAGACCATTGTTGGAACACAGGTGTGTGGGACCACAATGACTTAGTTCcactttcttgatttctgttaCTACACATTTTTAGCTTTTACgtatttaacaagcatttattgagacCCTACTATGAGCAAGCCACTGTTTCAAGCACTATGAGAGATACAGAGATGAATTAACATGGCCCCACTGCCCAGGCTGTTCACAGCCAGGAAGGGGCCCAGAGCTGGGTGTTCAGCAAAtactttggttttctttatttcaatgcCCTACCCTGTTTGTTTCCTAAAAGGAAGTAATGTAATATGAAAGTTATTTAAGATAATTCTGGCAAACATTCTAAATCAAACTGTGTTGGAAGAGGGAGGCACCTAGGGCCTAATCATCCCAGCTAAGATGATCGTGCTGGTTCCGCATGGCATTTAGCCTCCCAAAAGGTCAAAAGgtcaaggaaggaaaagaaggatagGATGGGATGTGAGGAGGTGTTGCAAAGCCTTCTTTCCCGGACCCTGGCCTCATCTTTCTGTGCTCTCTGTCCTAGGCCAGCAGCTGGAATCCCTGGACCTCTTGGCCCCCTGGGAGCAGAGCCTGCCGTGCACCGAGAGGAAGCCGGCTGCTACTGCCAGGCTGAGCCGTCGGGGGGCCTCGCTGTCCTCGCCCCCTGAGAGCTCCGGGAGCCCCCAGCGGCGCGGCCTGTCCGCCCCCAGCAGCCGCCAGATCCCCGCACCCCAGGGCGCGGTGCTGGTGCAGCGGGAGAAGGACCTACCGAACTACAACTGGAACTCCTTCGGCCTGCGCTTCGGCAAGCGGGAGGCGGTACCCCCGGGAGCCAAGGCAGAGGCGCTGGGCGGGGCTGAGGGCGCAGGTGCTGGGCAGTGAACTTCAGACCCCAGAGGAATCACAGCATGTGGGGCGGGGAGGACGCAGGGCGAAGGGAGGGGGCACTGAACCTTCCAACCCGAGGCAATAAAAGAAACGTTGCATAACTCACCGACGTGTGATCTGTGGCTCATTTTTGCAAAAGCGCTCTGATGAGGCTGTTCCCCTTCTGTCCTCATTGGATGGTTAGCTGGTTTCAAGAGGCCTCTGGTGTCATTAAGGTCAGTGCTTCTAATACTAGATGTAATGAAGGAACAGGCGGTTAGTTCTCCAATCCATTGCAGattggtactttaaaaaaaatttaaatggatcACTGACAccctgaaaaatttaaaaacaaccaaagaaGACCAAATTGGATGCTGCTGGAATGTGTCAGCGATAtcaaatttctataaaaatttctGGAGATGTCCTCAGAATGCCTAGACTTACCTCCCTGAGGATGGGTAACAATTTGCAGAGGGGCATGGCTCACTGCCCACACTTTGAGTAGTACTGGGGGATAAGGGTGGCATGGAGGAGATGGACTGATTAAGTACCTTTCCCTTTCCCATGGAAGCTGGGCAGCTTGATTTGGAAGATGATGCCAATCACTGCCCTGTCcattaaaacttaaatattacCCAAGCCCCACAGTCAGACCTCTGCTGGGGTCTTGGATGCGAGGCGCATCCACAGTGGACCAGCCACTcactcttccccctcccctccaggGAGCCAGGTTGGGTCTTTACACATATTGCTTTTCTTCACCCTCATAACTACCCAGGGTGATGGGCATGTATTAGCCCAATCTTTACAGGTAGAACCCTGAAGTCAAGAAGGATAAACCACTCACTCCAGGCACATCAGCAATGAGCTCCAAGCCTAATAGGTCTCCTGATGCCAGAGCCTGTCTTCCACACTGACATGTCATGCCTCTCTGCCATGGCAGGGTTTCCATCTGAGTCAGCCAGGTGCAGATCAAGAAAGGGTAGCCTGCCTCATGGGGACTTACTTGGGGGTGCAATCGCTGGGGAGTAGAAATTGTGGTCGGAAGAAGTAGAGTTCGTCAGTGGGAAAACCCCAGGAAATCCACCCTCCTGCCGACAAGAAAACACAGCACTACTTAACAGCCTCGGGGTACCCCTATCCTGCACAGTCTAGGATGAAAACGTTCTTTCCCAGAGAGATCATAGGACCCATCCCCATACAGTGAAGTGCCACCGTGTTCCACCCATTACGGAAACTGCGACTCCACAGGATGGAGGCAGAGTTGTGTTGCTATGGCAATGAGATAGGCTGTCATGGGAACATGACAACCTGCTCCCCCATCTCTATCCTTGAAACAGCTCTCCAGGATCTCTCAAATTATCGACACTGCTGTGAGCTAAATCATCACACATCATGACAGCATGATGTTGATATTTAGAAGGGCTTTTTATACCCAAACACTCCAGGGTGTGTCTCTGTACCTCTAGGAGAGGAATCATCAACTCAGCACCTATTCTGTTAAGCATGTTGTTCACCTAACCCCTGGAAACAATCCTTTATCTGATGACGGGTAGGAAGGAGCTGATGGTTTCCCGGAAATCAGGCTGCTCTTAGCCAGCCTAATTTTTACAAAACTTCCTGTGACCCCATTTACCCTTCCTCACAAGCTTAAGCTCGGGCAGATGGGAGGGGTGCCTGTGCCACTTCAAATGCAGGCGAGTGAGATGTGTTCTTTGGCATGAGAAGCTGGCCTGTGTGTAAGAGGGCATGTATGAGGGGGTTCAATATGAGAAATTGCACACATGTTCATATGCACACGCCTGTGTGACCTTGTGTATGGTGTGGGTTCCTCTAACCATCGTCCAGTCCTCATCAGCACTGCTGTAACCCAAGGATCCCCCAAGATCTCTCGTCTAGATGACCAGAGGCCCCGTTTCAGCAGACAGCTGGAAAGGAGTTGAATGCCCGTCCCATGCTTCTAGCAGCCTTAACTGCTACCTTTGAGACTCTGGGCTTTGCAGTTCTTGGCCTTGTGTCTTGGGAAAAGATGGTGAGTCTCTGTGGAACAAAAGGGATTTCTGATTTCACGTGGCTCCCATGAGCCTGCTCTCCAgatggaagggaaggagaggggaagattGGAGGCTGTGAAGAGCCCCAGggattcccttccctccctccggCCTTTCTGGGTGGGCTCAGAGAGTGGGGCACCAGAGCCCAAACACTTGGAGGTAGGGCTGCCTACAGGCACTCAAACCTACTTCTTCCTGGGGTCTCTGGACAGTGCCCAAAGGGGAGAAATCAGCAGGGCCCGGGCATCCCTTGTGagtggaagtgggaggatcacttcccAGGCTCCACCCCTTTTGTAAGTCATTTACAATAGATGTGGGCTAGGAATTAGGGGGCAGGAGTGAGAGGGATGCAGGGAGATTTCTGCCTCTAGTATCGTTCTTATCACATTCA
Protein-coding regions in this window:
- the KISS1 gene encoding LOW QUALITY PROTEIN: metastasis-suppressor KiSS-1 (The sequence of the model RefSeq protein was modified relative to this genomic sequence to represent the inferred CDS: deleted 2 bases in 1 codon) produces the protein MNSLVSWQLLLFLCATHFGEPLEKVASVENSRPTGQQLESLDLLAPWEQSLPCTERKPAATARLSRRGASLSSPPESSGSPQRRGLSAPSSRQIPAPQGAVLVQREKDLPNYNWNSFGLRFGKREATPGSQGRGAGRG